The Syntrophorhabdales bacterium genome contains the following window.
GTCATCCGTGACTTTATCACTGCTCACGACAATCCTGATCTCCCGACCTGCCTGAATCGCGTACGACTTCTCAACGCCGGTAAAGCTGCCGGCTATACGTTCAAGCTCATCCAGGCGCTTTATGTACGTCTCCAGCATCTCCTTGCGCGCGCCCGGCCTGGCGCCTGACAGGGCGTCGGCTGCCTGGACGATCACATCAAGCAAACTTCCCATGGGGACTTCCTCGTGGTGCGCGAGGATCGAGTGCACAATCTCGTCACTTTCCCCGTATTTCTTGGCCAGATCGGCACCTATCGCCGAGTGGGATCCTTCCACTTCATGGTCCACAGCCTTGCCTATATCATGCAGTAGTCCTGCGCGTTTCGCACCGGGAACACTCAGCTTGAGCTCTCCTGCAATGATCCCCGAAATGAAAGCCACTTCCAACGAATGCTGGTACACATTCTGAGAGTAACTGCTCCTGAACTTGAGCCTTCCCAGCAATCGTACGATCTCCGGGTGCACGTTGTGCACGCCTGCATCAAAGACCGCCTGCTCGCCCGCCGACTTGATTTTATCGTCCAGTTCCTCAGCCACCTTGGAGACGATTTCTTCGATGCGGGCGGGATGTATTCTCCCGTCTGAAATAAGCCTCTCTATAGCGACCCGTGCAACCTCCCGTCTGATAGGGTTGAAACAGGAGAGGATCACCGCCTCCGGCGTGTCGTCGATGATGATGTCCACGCCTGTCGCTGCTTCCAGGGCGCGTATGTTGCGCCCTTCCCTTCCGATAATGCGCCCCTTCATCTCTTCGTTGGGAAGAGAAACAACAGAGACTGCATCTTCGGCCACATACTCACCGGCGTAACGTTGAATGGCGAGGGCTATGATTTCCTTTGCTTTTTTATCAGCCTTCTCCCGGGCCTCCTCCTCGATTTTCTTGGCAACTTTCAATCCCTCGTACCGGGCCTCGTCCTCGAGCGATTGCAGAAGCATCTTTTTTGCGTCTTCTGTCGTCAGACCCGATATCTTCTCCAGCCGAACTCTCTGTTCCTTGATCAGGAAGTCATTTTCCTTGATCTTATTCTCAAGCTGCCCCTCTTTGTTTGAGATACCCCGTTCCCTCCTGGAAAGCTCATCCTCCTTCTTTTCCAGCAGGTCACTCTTCTTGTCGAGATTCGACTCCTTCTGAGAAAGCCGTTTCTCGATGTTCAGTATCTCGTTTCGTCGGCTCTTTATCTCCTGCTCCAGTTCATTCCTGGCCTGCAGGACAGTGTCCTTGGCCTGGACTGACGCCTCTCGCCTGAGGACATCTGCCTCTTTTTTTGCGTCATCCAGAATCTTTTTGCCGATCGATTCATATTCGCCAACTTTCTTGCGCTGCACCAGTCTTGTAAGGACATAGCCCAGGCAGAGAGCCACTATAGCGACGATAGCGATTTCGGTTATAAGGATTATATTCAATGGCGCCCCCTTCCACAGGACTTGCACAAGGGGGTAGCACGAGGAAAATAGCTCTCTACGCTATGGTAGACAACCTATACTTGAAGCCCCCATACGATGCTAGGACTATCTATGTTAACATTCCTTTTCCTCAACACTACCCCTTCTTAAAACAGTCCCCGCAATGCCGTGTAAACAGCAAGTCTTGAACCTCTCATTATAGGTGGGCGCCTCGTTGTCTGCATAGGCTGCTCGCTCAAGGCGAGTCTGCGCATCGCAACAAGAGGAAGCTCCCGGT
Protein-coding sequences here:
- the rny gene encoding ribonuclease Y; translation: MNIILITEIAIVAIVALCLGYVLTRLVQRKKVGEYESIGKKILDDAKKEADVLRREASVQAKDTVLQARNELEQEIKSRRNEILNIEKRLSQKESNLDKKSDLLEKKEDELSRRERGISNKEGQLENKIKENDFLIKEQRVRLEKISGLTTEDAKKMLLQSLEDEARYEGLKVAKKIEEEAREKADKKAKEIIALAIQRYAGEYVAEDAVSVVSLPNEEMKGRIIGREGRNIRALEAATGVDIIIDDTPEAVILSCFNPIRREVARVAIERLISDGRIHPARIEEIVSKVAEELDDKIKSAGEQAVFDAGVHNVHPEIVRLLGRLKFRSSYSQNVYQHSLEVAFISGIIAGELKLSVPGAKRAGLLHDIGKAVDHEVEGSHSAIGADLAKKYGESDEIVHSILAHHEEVPMGSLLDVIVQAADALSGARPGARKEMLETYIKRLDELERIAGSFTGVEKSYAIQAGREIRIVVSSDKVTDDGIFALSKDIAKKVETELSYPGQIKVVVIRETRAVDYAK